Within Longimicrobium sp., the genomic segment CTCGGCGGCGCGCCGCGCGTGTTGCGGGTCGCCGTACAGCTTGGAGAGCGCCACCGCGCCCTCCAGGGTGGAGATCATCACCGTCGCCAGCAGGTCGCAGTCGACGTCGGCGCGCAGCTGCCCGCGCGCGACGCCGCCCTCCGCGGTGCGGCGGATCAGGTCGCGCAGGCCGTCCATCGCGCGCCGGGCCCGCTCGCGTAGCACGGGGTTGCCGTCGTCGTTCTCGATCCCCGCGTTCATCACCGGGCACCCGCCGGGGACGGGCGGGTTCTCGGGGAGCTCGGCGAAGACGTCCACGATGGCGTTCAGCCGCTCGACGGCGTCCCGCTTCCCCTCCAGCGCCGCCGCGAAGCGCTTCGCCATGCAGTCGACCGCGTAGTCGAACGCCTCCAGCGCGAGCGCCTCCTTGCTCTCGAAGTGGCGGTAGATGCCGCCCTTCTGCAGCCCGGTGGCCTCCATGATGTCCGACATCGACGAGCCGGCGAACCCCTGCCGGTTGAAGAGGCTCGCCGCCTGCCGGATGATGTTCTCGCGCGTAAGCTCGCCGCTACGCATGCGCTCCCCTTGAGACCGTTCGGTCTCTAACATACGCGCGAGGACTTCCGCGGTCAAGCGGATCGTTTCAGGGGGATCCCTCACCCCGTATGGTCGGGTGGAGACGTACCGGACCGGCCGGGCTCGCCCGCGCTTCCCGGCTGGTCCGGAACGGCCGCGAGCCGGCTCCACCGGGAGTACTCGGGGGGCGGCGTGCGGAAGCGGTCGATCCACCGCTGCAGGTCGGGCATCTCGTCGAGGTTCCGCTCTTTTTCCAGCATGCGCTCCCTGTTTACGGTACTTTCAGGACAATTGGCGATCCGGGGACCACTCATAGGTAACGACCGGGGTGGGCTCACCGCAAGAGTCGCGGCTTCGCCCGGGACAGCCTCCGGCGCACGCAGGCGTCGTGCCCCGCTACTGGTGCAACTCGTGTGGCCGGACCAGATTGACGGGGGCAGATGAAACCATCGGGACCCGCCGCCGTAACCAGCGCCTGCCTGGCGCTGGTCCCTTCCGCTTCGATCCCGTCCCGAACCGAAGTCTCATGACCGCTATCTCCTCGCCGGCCGAAGCCGCTCTCACGGAGCCGGAGACCCCTCCGGCCGGCCTGCGCGCGCTCGCCCGGATGGGACGCTCGGGGTGGGGCGCATTCGCGCTGATCTGCGGGTCCGGGGCGGTGCTCGGGACCGCGCTCGGGGCGGGCGTGTTCGGCTCCCCGCTCATGCCCGGGCTGCTGGCGGCCGTGATGCTCGTCTCCGGCGGCCGGGCGCTCCTGCGCTGGCTCCGCGCCGGCGAGGCGCGCACGGACATCCGCGCACGCACGGCCGGACTGCTCGAGAAGTTCGGCGGTGGCCCCTACGGAAGCGTCGCGCTCGCCACCTGGCTCTGGCTGGAGGTCGGCTCGCTCAGGGGCGACTGGCTGGCCGCGCGCGGCCTGTGGGACTTCCTGGAGCAGCTCTCGCTGCAGTGGTTCTTCGGGTTCGGCGCCGAGTCCCTCCTGAACGCCGTGTGGGCCTTCTTCTGGTGGCTGTACTGGCCCAACCACGTGGGCTTCCTCTTCACCTTCCTCGCCGCCGCCCTCGCCTGGGGCCTGCACGCGCTCGCGGGCCGCTGGCCGGCGCCCGGCCGCGCGCCCGCCGAGCCCGGCCTCGCCGGATGATCCCCGTCGTCCGCGCGCTGCTGCCGCCGCCCTGGCCGGAGATCGAGCCCCTCATCCGCGAGAGCGAGCGTGAGGGGTTTCGCTTCCTGGCGCGCCTGCGGCGGGAGTTCGAGGCGGGGAGCACGCGCTTCGACCGCGCGGGCGAGGTGCTGCTCGGCGTGGAGCGGGGCGCGGACCTCGTCGCCGTCGGCGGCCTGACGCTCGACCCGTACGAGGCGGAGCCGCGCGTCGGCCGCCTGCGCCACCTCTACGTTCTCCCGTCCCACCGCCGCCGCGGCGCGGGCCGCCTGCTGGTGGCCGCGCTGGTCGAGGCCGCGCGCCCCCACTTCGACACGCTCACGCTGCGGACGGACACGGAAGCCGCGGCGCGCTTCTACCAGGCGCTCGGCTTCGCGCCGGCGGCCGGGTCGGAGCACCACACGCACCGGCTGGCGCTGCGGCCTGCATCGCCCCCGTCGACGTCTGATCGATCGCGATCGGGTGATCCGTAGGGGCGAGGCCTGCCTAAGGCATGCCTCGACCGGCGGATGTCGGTAGGCCCGTGTGCGGCAGGCGGCTCTCGCGCCGATGCCGCCCGTGCCCGGACTCGCATGCTCGCCCCCACGAAACACATCGTGCCGGAGAGGTCCAGCGTTCCGGGCCTGCGCCGGCTCGCGCTGCGGCGGCGGGAGCCGTAGGTTCGACACGGCCCGCCGACGACGCCGGCGATCCGCCGCGTCGGAAAGCCTTCCCTTCACGCGTTCTTCCCCGACGATCCCCCGGACACCGGAGAGACACGTGCTGAAACTGGACCTGATCCACACCCTGGCCTTCGCGGGGATCGTCCTCTTCCTGGGCTACGGCATCCGCCGCATGATCCCGCCGCTGGCGCGCGTGAACGTGCCGGCGCCGGTGATCGGCGGGCTGCTGGCGGCCGTGGTCATCACGGCGGCCCGCGCGCGGGGCGCGGAGCTGGTGAGCTTCGACACCACGCTGCAGAGCCCGCTGATGATCGCCTTCTTCACCACCATCGGCTTCGGGGCCAGCCTGTCGCTGCTCCGCAGCGGCGGCCCGCAGGTGCTGGCCTTCTTCGCCATCGCCACGGTGTTCGCGGTGGCGCAGAACGTGGTGGGCGCGCTGGTGGCGCTGCCGCTGGGGATGCACCCGCTCTTCGGGGTGCTGGCCGGGTCGGTGACGCTCACCGGCGGGCCGGCCACGGGGCTCGCCTTCGCGCCGCTCTTCGAAGAGGCGGGGGTGCCGGCGGCGGCGTCGGTGGCGGTGGCCGCGGCCATGGTGGGGATCGTCTCGGGCGGGCTGATCGGCGGCCCGATCGGCACCTGGATCATCGAGAAGCACCGGCTGGGCACCGCGCGGGCCCGCCGCGCGTTCGTGGACATGCCCACGGCCGAGGAGATCGTCGAGGCGCGCATGCCCGAGGAGCCCACCGTGGTCCCCGAGGGCGAGGACAAGGAGAGCTACGTCCTGCTGAAGAACGTGGTGGCGATCCTCTTCGCCATGTGGGTGGGCTCGTGGGTGAGCCGCGGCTTCACCGAGCTGGGGATCACGCTGCCGGCGTACATCGGCGCCATGCTGGTGGCCGCCGGCATCCGCAACTTCGACGAGGCCACGCGCTGGATCGGCCTGTCGCAGCGCACCATCGACGACGTGGGCGGGGTGGCGCTCTCGCTGTTCATCACCATGGCGCTGATGACGCTGAAGCTGTGGGAGCTGGCGAACCTGGCGCTGCCGCTGCTGGTCGTCCTCGCCGCGCAGGTGGCGCTCATCGCCGCCGTCTGCCTCTTCCTGATCCACCGCCTGATGGGGCGCGACTACGACTCGGCGGTGATGAGCTCGGGGTTCTGCGGCTTCATGCTGGGGACCACGGCCAACGCCATGGCCAACATGGAGGCGCTGGTGGAGAAGTACGGCCCCGCGCCGCGCGCCTTCCTGGTGGTGCCGATGGTGGGCGCGTTCTTCATCGACTTCACCAACGCGCTCATCATCACCGCCTTCGTGAACTTCATGCGGTAGGTAGAGGGAGGACGCCGATGCACCGCCGTCTCCGCCGCCGGCTTGCCGCCTTCGCCGCCGCGTCCCTGGCGGCGGGCGCGTGCTCCGGCCCCGCCGCCGCCCCGCCCGGCGCCGAAGCCGAGGTCTACGCGGCGGTGCTGGACGCCGTCTACGCGCCCGGCGGCCGGCTGGTGGTGGTGCGCGAGACCCGCCCGGTGTTCCGCGCCGAAGGTCCGGAGGGGGCGGGTCTGCTGGACGTCCACCGGAAGCACCTCTCCGGTCTCCGCCCTGCCATGGAGCGGGACTTCCTCCGCCACGTGCGGACGGCGCGGCCGCTCCCCGCGGCGCTGTCCGGGGAGCGGCCGGTCGCATGGATGTCCGGGACCGAGTTCGGCGCCTTCCCCGGCTGGTGGCTCAGGTGGAGGCTCGGGAGCAGCGGCGGTGCGGCCGTCTTCTCGGCGATCGGCTTCGACGCCGACAGCACCCAGGCGCTGCTCTATCACTCCCACGCCTGTCCCGGGACGTGCGGGTACGGCGGGCTCGTGCTGGCCGAGCGGCGCGGCGGGCGCTGGGTGGTGGTGGGCCGCTCGATCGACGTGATTTCCTGAGCCGGGCTCCCGCCCGCGCTCCACCACGCCGCCGGATCGCCGGGAACGAACGCCAGGGCCGGGGAGGGAGACCTCCCCGGCCTTCGTGCGCACCCTGGCGCCGTGTCGATTCCCGCCGTCCCCGTTCGTCGCATGGGTGAAAGACCCGCCGCGGCCGTGCGGCCGGGACGTTCGCCAACCTCGACAGGAGACAGGGTCATGCGCGCCACGACGATCAGCGCCGGAAGCGGGTCCGCGGTGGAGATCCCCCTCGCGCCGCCCGCCCGGGCGGCGGCCGCGGGGGCAGGGCGCCGGGTGGGGCAGGGGCTGAGCGCCCTGGCCGTGCTCTTCCTGGCGTTCGACGCCGCCATCAAGCTGGCCCAGGCCGCCCCCGTGGCGGAGGCGTTCGCGGACCTGGGGATGCCGTTCGAGCTCGCCGTGGGCATCGGCGTCCTCCAGCTCGCGTGCATCGTGCTGTACCTGGTCCCCGCCACCTCGGCGCTCGGCGCGGTCCTGCTCACGGGCTTCCTGGGCGGCGCCGTGGTGCTGCACGTGCGCGTGGGCGACCCGCTCTTCAGCCACGTGCTCTTCCCCACCTACGTGGGCGCGCTGGCCTGGGCGGGGCTCCTGCTGCGCGACGGCCGCCTCCGCGACGCCCTGCTGCCGCGGCCGCGCGGCTCTTGACGCCGCCAGTGCCGCGCCGTACCTGAGGGGCGCCGGTCCGGACCGGCGCTCCCCGCGCACCTTCGCTCACCTTCTCCCGCCAGGCCTGCGAACCCGATGAGATACCTCTGCCTGATCTATCTCGACGAGGCCGAGATGGACGCGCTGCCCGCGCACGAGATGGACGCGCTCAACGCCGGGCACCTGGACTTGAACGACGAGCTGCGCCGCAGCGGGCACTTCATCGAGGCGGAGGCGCTGCAGCCCTCCCGCGAGGCGGTCCGCCTCCGCAGGGGCCAGCGGACGGCGGTCACGGACGGGCCGTTCACCGAAGCGAAGGAGCTCGTCGCCGGCTTCTACCTCCTGGAGGCGCGCGACATCGACGAGGCGGCCGAGATCGCGTCG encodes:
- a CDS encoding TetR/AcrR family transcriptional regulator; the protein is MRSGELTRENIIRQAASLFNRQGFAGSSMSDIMEATGLQKGGIYRHFESKEALALEAFDYAVDCMAKRFAAALEGKRDAVERLNAIVDVFAELPENPPVPGGCPVMNAGIENDDGNPVLRERARRAMDGLRDLIRRTAEGGVARGQLRADVDCDLLATVMISTLEGAVALSKLYGDPQHARRAAEHLRRYLDASVRA
- a CDS encoding GNAT family N-acetyltransferase → MIPVVRALLPPPWPEIEPLIRESEREGFRFLARLRREFEAGSTRFDRAGEVLLGVERGADLVAVGGLTLDPYEAEPRVGRLRHLYVLPSHRRRGAGRLLVAALVEAARPHFDTLTLRTDTEAAARFYQALGFAPAAGSEHHTHRLALRPASPPSTSDRSRSGDP
- the gltS gene encoding sodium/glutamate symporter; translated protein: MLKLDLIHTLAFAGIVLFLGYGIRRMIPPLARVNVPAPVIGGLLAAVVITAARARGAELVSFDTTLQSPLMIAFFTTIGFGASLSLLRSGGPQVLAFFAIATVFAVAQNVVGALVALPLGMHPLFGVLAGSVTLTGGPATGLAFAPLFEEAGVPAAASVAVAAAMVGIVSGGLIGGPIGTWIIEKHRLGTARARRAFVDMPTAEEIVEARMPEEPTVVPEGEDKESYVLLKNVVAILFAMWVGSWVSRGFTELGITLPAYIGAMLVAAGIRNFDEATRWIGLSQRTIDDVGGVALSLFITMALMTLKLWELANLALPLLVVLAAQVALIAAVCLFLIHRLMGRDYDSAVMSSGFCGFMLGTTANAMANMEALVEKYGPAPRAFLVVPMVGAFFIDFTNALIITAFVNFMR
- a CDS encoding DoxX family protein, which encodes MRATTISAGSGSAVEIPLAPPARAAAAGAGRRVGQGLSALAVLFLAFDAAIKLAQAAPVAEAFADLGMPFELAVGIGVLQLACIVLYLVPATSALGAVLLTGFLGGAVVLHVRVGDPLFSHVLFPTYVGALAWAGLLLRDGRLRDALLPRPRGS
- a CDS encoding YciI family protein, yielding MRYLCLIYLDEAEMDALPAHEMDALNAGHLDLNDELRRSGHFIEAEALQPSREAVRLRRGQRTAVTDGPFTEAKELVAGFYLLEARDIDEAAEIASRFPGGRHGTVEIRPCRELVVPGR